Genomic segment of Malus domestica chromosome 15, GDT2T_hap1:
CTCCGGCCTTGTCGGCGACGCGTTCGGTGGGCCCGGCCGGACACTCCTCCAGCTCTGCGTCGTCGTCAACAACTTTGGGATGCTCGTCGTCTACATGATCATCATCGGTACAGATTAGATATGCTTtcgctttctttctttttcttttgtcaaaagATATGCTTTCTATTTTGGTATAGGGTTTTTGGGTCAACGTGGTTCTGACTTTCCGAATTTAGTTGCCGAGCGGCTATCGGGCTGAGATTTATTGGTTGGGAAATTGAATGGTCGGAATTGTGGGGGTAATTTTGGAATTCTATGGTGTTGCAGGGGACGTGCTGTCGGGGACGTCGTCGGAAGGAGTCCGCCATTCGGGGGTGATAGAAGAATGGTTCGGACAACGTTGGTGGACGGCCCGGTTCTCGCTGCTGCTTCTCACCACGCTGTTTGTTTTGGCTCCCCTTATTTCTTTCAAGCGCGTAGGTACAATCTCTCTacttctctcatttttctttatatTATAATAAAAGTAACACGTATTTGTGAAATATATTTGTCGCTTGCATTGAGACTTTAGAGATTGGTTGAAGAATTAAAGACACAAATGAAGGTTTAGATGCTTAATTCTCCGTCTTTAGCTTAATTGTGTAAGGTATTGCTTTCGGTTTCTTGATTAGAATGAACAGCTAACGACTAATCGAGTGAATGCTGCAAAGATGTGAAGCGTGTTAATTGTCGTATAAGTAGCTGTAGTTTGGGTGGTGAGCTTGTATTCGTCATTTTGATCAAACCATGTGCAGCGCATTACCCGTTGTACATTGTTGTGTTGCCTAGCTTGCTTGCTGTCGCTGGATCATTCTTGTATAGAAGTTTGTAGAGGATTCGAACTTATGCACATTCGATTCTTTAACGTGCCCAGGATTTTAACAACTGTTGCTACATGCAGTGAATTACTAGTTTTAGTTGTTGACTAGCATAACAGCAATTTAATTAGTGACTGATTTCTGTACATATACTAACTTTTGATGCAGATTCTTTGAGATACACATCAGCGTTGTCCGTTGCTTTGGCTGTTGTATTTGTCGCAATAACTGCGGGAGTAGCAATCTTTAAGTTGATTGATGGAAGCATTGAATTTCCACGTTTGATGCCCAAACTGGTTGACCAGGCATCGTTTTGGAAGCTTTTCACCACCATCCCTATTCTTGTCACCGCCTATATCTGCCACCATAACAGTAAGTACTCCATATGCAAATTAGCCTGCTAGATTTGTTATGAATACAGAGGGAGTGGTTAAAGATCAAATGACGTGGTGGATACGCTTTACTTACCATGGTGCATATCTTCATCTAAAATGCGATTTGATTGCTTAATACATGGTTGTGTATTATTTTAGCTGACTACTATTCTATTGTACTTCTTGCAGTTCACCCTATAGAGAACGAACTAAGAGACCCTGCGCAGATGAAGTCAATAGTGCGAACGTCGCTTGCATTTTGCTCAACTGTTTACATCGCAACCAGCTTCTTTGGCTTCCTTCTCTTTGGGGATCATACAATGGATGATGTGCTGGCAAATTTCGATGCTGATCTTGGAATCCCATATAGCTCGTTTCTTGATGATATTGTTAGGGTGAGCTATGGTGTCCACCTGATGCTCGTTTTCCCCATTGTGTTTTTCTCCCTCCGCCTACATTTGGATGGCCTTCTCTTTCCCTTTGCCATTCCTATCGCATATGACAACCGAAGATTCTACTCAGTAACTGCAGTTCTCATGGGTTTTATTTTTCTGGGAGCCAATTTTGTGCCTAGCATCTGGGTTGCCTTTCAGTTCACAGGTGCTACAGCTGCCATCGCCGTTGGTTTCATATTTCCAGCTGCCGTAGCTCTTAGGTAAGCAATTTATTAACTCTTATGAACTACTGATATCGTATAATTTGTGGCTTCTTACATTTAAGAGCTTGCTTAGTTATGATCATCAAATATCAGAAGGGAAAGTTGTCTCGAACTTGGACTAGAACCACTGAGAGCACTTTTGTGCCGTATGACTCGAATCAAATATCTACGTTGATGAATGCACTTTTGGTCATTTGAAAACGCTTCCTCTCTTTTGTTGCGCAGGAACACTAGTGGAATCGCGACGAAGAAGGACAAACTAGTCTCATGGGTGATGATATTTTTAGCAGTCTCCTCGAGCACGGCGGCCATCTCCAGTGACATTTACTGCATTTTCAGCCGTGAGAAAGTCGCTAGAAGCTGACACAGCAAAGTTTTACAATCTTTTCACATAGAATTacagttgattttttttattttttttatttttttatagaaaaattcAAGCACCAGCAGTTAAAAACTGTTCTAACGGGAAGCTTGACAAAAGCACTATCAATGACTGATGATTTGTGACTTAGTCAGTTGTTATATTCCGTTAGTGGATAATTACATTAAATAATCATGATTTGCTGTCATTAACCAAAGCTGTTTTGAATCTTATGATTTCTACTGGCCCCCACAAAGCTGCTTTCATCTTCTGCCGCATCGTCTGCATTGTGAATTCATCTTTTTCGTTTGACTAGGTAATTTGACGTGGTACATAAACTTCCGCATCATCTGATTAGTACATTGCTCGCTTAGTGATTAAATTGGATTTTTCAGACTAGTGCGTTACAATTTGAAATGTTAGAGCATCACTTCAAGCGCGTACAAACGAAAAAGATGAATTCACTATTGTTCGCACTTAGTGTGGAGAAGTTCATAACAATGCTACGTGTTGTTTGAACGCACTTTCACATCGTTGGATTAGTACGTTGCTCTTTCGAAATGATTGATCGAGTCTGCAAGCTCGTGCATCGCCATTCCAAGCATAAATACAACCTCTTCCAGCATGTGAACTACCATTCCGAAGCATAGACTTTGCAACTGTCGGCACTCATCGACTGTGACAAATGCATGCGAGGAAAAACCGTGTTGGGTCAGTCCGTTGTGTCCACTGTCAAAGTGTTATATGCACGCGACGCATGTATTGATTCAACCAATTTTAATTGTGGCTTTATCTCCACCTGGCGGAATAGCTTCTCCGCTTCACGCTCAATTCATCAAGACGTGAAGATTTGATGTGTATCACCCTTTTCACAAAGCTCTATAAAGTTGTATTGCCCTGTTTGTTTGGGCCATCTCTCTCCTATCGACAGCTGCTCTTCCGACGTGTTTCTGGATGAGAGCTTAAGCATAGACGGTTGGATTTCAAGTTCAGGCTAAATTTACTATTCTAGATTATCTTTCTCATCTTTTTCTAGTTATGGTTTTAGTCTTGTTTTTATGGGTTGCTCCAAGGCTGGAATATAATATTTTAGTGTCAAAGCGACCTATAAAAACAAGGAAACTTTAAAGAAAAGTTTtttgtactgttcattttaacgaaaacccatatttttacactaaaaagtcaatcctgatagtattcactttaccctttattttgtctgttaaaactcaaagttttcaagccattttaattagttttccttaaaaacaaaTACCCATTTaaaagtttttgaaaaaaaatacccATAAATCTGATGTAATAATAATATTCCACAAGAAATGGTCCCTTGAGGATGAAGACGTTGTCTGAAGTTATGATTCAGAAATAGACAGCCACCTTAAACCAATGGGGTGGACCTAGGGATGTGTAATGGTTATGGCGAGCGAGTAATTGTGGTTATTTACCTATAACTATTTATGTTCATAGTCGCATAACCGCTTatccgttgggtaattgcataaacgtttatactcatacccataaccgtttataaatggttaaccatactcataaccgtgtacccatttaaccataaccgttcacccatttaaccataaccataaccgtttacccatttaaccataatcaTTTACCCGTTTTTGAatccgtttatctttttttacccatttacccattttttcaCCTGCctacatgtttatttttttaacaacttgaaaattacaaaattcgGGAATTTCGAATGCTTGATAGACGACTAAACATCACAGTCATACACTGCATTTTGTGTCACAACATATACAACATTAACAAAGACCCATTTTTTCGACATTTTAGCTCATCAAACATAGAAAACATAATACTTAATCCTATAAAATACAACGTTAGAAGGCTACCGAACATAAACTAAACATCTAAAAATCATATCAAGACCCTTTTTTCtccattgacaaaaaaaaaaagaatatgatTAATCTTTAACACGTGATCAATTATATAGAAATTCAAGCTTCATCAATTGCTAAAGtacaaaaattcataaaaatattgCAATTCTTAGAGAAACTCAATTCATGAAACTTGAAATAATAAGCAATCAAAACCCATCACTGAATAatagttaaaaagaaaaattaaatttgatgctgtgtttggtttctgagaaaatgcaagaaaatatGGAAACTGAAACCAAAGAGAAaccgcgagagagagagagagatgagcggCATAGATGAGAAAGAGGGCGGCGTAGATGAGAGAGGGCAGCGAGGAGGGAGAGATGAGCGGGGACGGGACGTTTCAGACTCTAGCggagaaattgaaaatttaaggtttttatttttattttttaattttacatatattaaattaaatgggtaaatagATATCCATTATAACCGCggataatacccataaccgatggatacccgttataatcGCGGGTAATACTTATAACCgctcatttaaatttcacatataaacggttatacccataactgttTTTTCGTCTAAACTGTTACCCATATCCGTAACCGTG
This window contains:
- the LOC103455859 gene encoding amino acid transporter AVT6A-like — translated: MTILSSDRKQRRNPKAPLLPQKHDEDYGSVEAGFEGASFSGAVFNLSTTIVGAGIMALPAAVKQLGLVPGLIMIVLGAMLTESSIDMIMRFTRASKAASYSGLVGDAFGGPGRTLLQLCVVVNNFGMLVVYMIIIGDVLSGTSSEGVRHSGVIEEWFGQRWWTARFSLLLLTTLFVLAPLISFKRVDSLRYTSALSVALAVVFVAITAGVAIFKLIDGSIEFPRLMPKLVDQASFWKLFTTIPILVTAYICHHNIHPIENELRDPAQMKSIVRTSLAFCSTVYIATSFFGFLLFGDHTMDDVLANFDADLGIPYSSFLDDIVRVSYGVHLMLVFPIVFFSLRLHLDGLLFPFAIPIAYDNRRFYSVTAVLMGFIFLGANFVPSIWVAFQFTGATAAIAVGFIFPAAVALRNTSGIATKKDKLVSWVMIFLAVSSSTAAISSDIYCIFSREKVARS